Proteins encoded in a region of the Phaenicophaeus curvirostris isolate KB17595 chromosome 1, BPBGC_Pcur_1.0, whole genome shotgun sequence genome:
- the L3MBTL2 gene encoding lethal(3)malignant brain tumor-like protein 2 isoform X2, producing the protein MEQERGELVSTFCRKNSSLERGEEEGDDEEEDDDLDMFGGYDSFRGYNSSMGSDSSSCLEESSDDEVADREAGELATSPKHQPSTGRLSEDNGSEPAVCEMCGIVGTREAFFSKTKRFCSVSCSRSYSSNSKKASILARLQGKPPTKKAKVLHKAAWSAKIGAFLHSQGTGQLADGTLTGQDALVLGFDWGKYLQEHGFKAASVSCFKHVPLFDQWDDVVKGMKVEVLNSDAVLPSRVYWIASVIQTVGYRALLRYEGFENDAGHDFWCNLGTVDIHPIGWCAINSKILVPPQTIHAKYTDWRSYLMKKLVGARTIPVDFHIKMAESMKYPFRQGMRVEVVDKNHVSQTRMAVVDTVIGGRLRLLYEDGDSDDDFWCHMWSPLIHPVGWSRRVGHNIKKPEEKRSDMANHPTFRKIYCDAVPYLFKKVRAVYAEGGWFEEGMKLEAIDPLNLGNICVATVCKVLLDGYLMISIDGATSDDGSDWFCYHASSHAIFPVNFCQKNNINLTPPKGQDAKTFSWESYLEKTKSKPAPARLFNTDCPNHGFKAGMKVEAVDLMEPRLICVATVTRVVHRLLSIHFDGWDNEYDQWVDCESPDIYPVGWCELTGYQLQPPVVPGKKLPAKTRNVKQTVKKPPATKTKREAKAASKALPEPAPDEIIAVQVKEETIDPSVPEFEASELPIPVSSIKQEDTD; encoded by the exons ATGGAGCAGGAGCGGGGGGAG ttggtgTCTACCTTCTGTCGCAAAAATTCATCTTTGGAgcggggagaggaggaaggtgatGACGAAGAGGAAGACGATGACTTGGACATGTTTGGGGGTTACGACAGCTTTCGGGGCTACAACAGCAGCATGGGCAGTGACAGCAGCTCCTGTCTGGAGGAGTCTAGTGATGACGAGGTGGCAGACCGGGAAGCTGGAGAGCTTGCAACCTCCCCCAAGCACCAGCCATCCACAGGCCGGCTCTCAGAGGACAATGGCTCCGAGCCAG CTGTGTGCGAGATGTGTGGGATTGTGGGCACCAGGGAGGCTTTCTTCTCCAAGACCAAACGTTTCTGCAGCGTCTCCTGCTCCAGAAGTTACTCCTCAAACTCTAAGAAGGCCAGCATCCTGGCCAGACTGCAG GGGAAGCCACCAACAAAGAAAGCTAAAGTTCTGCACAAGGCAGCCTGGTCAGCCAAGATTGGGGCCTTCCTCCATTCGCAGGGCACCGGGCAGCTGGCAGATGGGACACTGACAGGCCAGGATG CGCTCGTCCTGGGCTTTGACTGGGGAAAGTACCTGCAGGAGCACGGCTTCAAGGCAGCTTCCGTCAGCTGCTTCAAACAT GTGCCACTCTTCGATCAGTGGGATGATGTGGTGAAAGGTATGAAAGTGGAAGTGCTGAACAGTGATGCTGTGCTCCCCAGCCGTGTGTACTGGATTGCATCCGTCATCCAGACTGTAG GTTACAGGGCCCTTCTGCGATATGAGGGCTTTGAGAATGATGCTGGCCACGACTTCTGGTGCAATTTGGGCACAGTGGATATTCATCCCATTGGCTGGTGTGCCATCAACAGCAAAATCCTGGTCCCACCACAAA CTATCCATGCCAAGTACACTGACTGGCGAAGTTACCTCATGAAGAAACTGGTGGGAGCCAGAACCATTCCAGTGGATTTCCATATCAAG ATGGCGGAGAGCATGAAGTACCCATTCCGGCAAGGCATGCGAGTGGAGGTAGTGGACAAAAACCATGTGTCCCAGACACGCATGGCAGTGGTGGACACGGTGATTGGGGGCAGACTGAGACTCCTCTATGAGGACGGTGACAGCGATGACGATTTCTGGTGCCACATGTGGAGTCCTCTCATCCATCCTGTGGGCTGGTCACGGAGAGTGGGACACAACATCAAGAAGCCAG AAGAAAAACGCAGTGACATGGCAAACCATCCCACCTTCCGGAAGATTTACTGCGATGCTGTCCCCTATCTGTTTAAGAAG GTGCGAGCTGTCTATGCTGAAGGTGGATGGTTTGAGGAAGGCATGAAACTGGAGGCCATCGACCCCCTGAATCTGGGCAACATTTGTGTGGCCACTGTTTGCAAG GTCCTCTTGGATGGCTATCTTATGATCAGCATTGATGGAGCCACGTCTGACGATGGCTCTGACTGGTTCTGCTATCATGCCTCCTCACACGCCATCTTCCCTGTCAACTTCTGCCAGAAGAACAACATCAATCTGACCCCTCCAAAAG GGCAAGATGCGAAGACCTTCAGCTGGGAAAGTTACCTGGAAAAGACTAAATCAAAGCCTGCTCCAGCACGGCTCTTCAATACA GACTGCCCTAACCATGGCTTCAAGGCAGGCATGAAGGTGGAAGCAGTGGACTTGATGGAGCCCCGGCTGATCTGTGTGGCCACGGTGACGCGTGTAGTCCACCGTCTTCTTAGCATCCATTTTGATGGCTGGGACAACGAGTATGACCAGTGGGTGGACTGTGAATCTCCAGACATTTATCCCGTGGGGTGGTGCGAGCTGACAGGCTACCAGCTTCAACCACCCGTCGTTCCAG GAAAAAAGTTACCTGCCAAAACCCGCAACGTCAAGCAGACTGTCAAGAAGCCGCCTGCCACAAAGACGAAACGAGAAGCAAAAGCTGCCAGCAAGGCTTTGCCAGAACCAGCACCTGATGAGA TCATTGCCGTGCAGGTGAAAGAAGAAACCATCGACCCCTCTGTACCAGAGTTTGAAGCCTCAGAGCTTCCCATTCCTGTCAGCAGCATAAAGCAGGAGGACACAGACTGA
- the CHADL gene encoding chondroadherin-like protein — protein MKLSWGFLLLLAAVGLGAATRCPAPCVCDNLRAHVLCLNGSLTAIPSTIPQLTKNLDLRGNSFTVVPAGAFLTTPYLTHLDLQHCKVEKLEEGAFRGLGRLVYLNLASNSIDFLYQESLDGLSSLQQLNLEGNRIEEIQPGAFGHLGSLTVLDLRANALVYLPDMVFQGLQALRWLRLSHNALHVLGSEAFAALPALRRLSLDHNELQALPSEALARLDGTTRLDLGHNPITYLAEEALAMASLKHLSLDHAALQDVAPEAFARSPQLHMLDLRENQLQGLPPLAGATALATISLAGNPLLCSCLLRPFQDWLARARVQAEGSCAAPPALRGRTLDSLRPPEMTCGRSQPPPGPTSPPEQPRTGGSGRCPQGCTCSSDSRHGSCEKRNLQEIPRGFPKNTTLLDLRQNAFVTVPAGAFPGLKELVSLHLQSCGIEVLHPGALRGLESLVYLYLTDNRLSALPAAAFKGAPRLAYLHLDHNAFTHLPARIFRLLPNLISLHLQHNAIAELAEGDLAGARGLRWLYLAGNAIERIAPTALAPAKVLEKLHLEGNHLVEVPTVALKGLSALSELKLSRNPIKHVGDGAFLPVASSLQHLYLDKMGLEQISPGAFAGLGPRVRSLYLESNKMSSIPNMNNFTGLEILNLRDVPFHCDCQLLPLRRWIDKLNLRVGATCASPAEAHGVKVKLSTTFQTCPGWGRDEAGGASPDKNKAASKPSKKKRSGKPTARGSKRSRA, from the exons ATGAAGCTGTCCTGGGGGTTCCTCCTGCTCCTAgcagccgtggggctgggggctgccacCCGCTGCCCTGCGCCCTGCGTCTGTGACAACCTCCGTGCCCACGTCCTCTGCCTCAATGGGAGCCTGACAGCCATCCCCAGCACCATCCCACAG CTCACCAAAAACCTCGACCTTCGGGGCAACAGCTTCACAGTTGTCCCAGCAGGAGCCTTCCTCACCACCCCATACCTCACGCACTTGGACCTGCAGCACTGCAaggtggagaagctggaagaaggGGCTTTCCgggggctggggaggctggTCTATCTCAACCTGGCCTCCAACAGCATAGACTTCCTCTACCAGGAGTCCCTGGATGGGCTCTCctccctccagcagctcaacCTGGAGGGGAATCGCATTGAGGAGATCCAACCGGGAGCTTTTGGCCATCTGGGGTCCCTCACCGTTCTCGACTTGAGAGCAAATGCCTTGGTCTACCTCCCAGACATGGTCTTCCAGGGTCTGCAGGCCCTCAGGTGGCTCCGGCTGTCCCACAATGCCCTCCATGTGCTGGGCAGCGAGGCCTTCGCAGCCCTCCCCGCCCTTCGCAGGCTGAGCCTGGACCACAATGAGCTGCAGGCGCTGCCCAGCGAGGCTCTGGCCAGGCTCGACGGGACCACCCGACTGGACCTGGGCCACAACCCCATCACCTACCTCGCTGAGGAAGCCTTGGCCATGGCCTCCCTGAAGCATCTCTCCCTGGACCACGCTGCCCTCCAGGACGTGGCACCTGAAGCCTTTGCCCGGAGCCCCCAGCTGCACATGCTGGACCTCCGCGAAAACCAGCTGCAGGGGCTGCCACCCCTGGCTGGGGCCACGGCGCTGGCGACGATCAGCCTGGCTGGGaaccctctgctctgctcctgcctcctGCGCCCCTTCCAGGACTGGCTGGCAAGGGCGAGGGTGCAGGCAGAGGGGAGCTGTGCCGCACCCCCTGCTCTCCGCGGCCGGACCCTTGACTCCCTGAGGCCTCCTGAGATGACGTGTGGCCGCTCTCAGCCACCCCCCGGCCCCACCTCGCCACCGGAGCAGCCAAGGACGGGTGGCAGTGGGCGATGCCCCCAGGGATGCACCTGCTCCTCTGATTCCCGTCATGGGTCCTGTGAGAAGAGGAACCTGCAGGAGATCCCCAGAGGCTTCCCCAAGAACACCACCCTCCTCGACCTGCGCCAAAACGCCTTCGTGACGGTGCCAGCGGGTGCCTTCCCTGGCCTGAAGGAGCTGGTGTCTCTCCACCTGCAGAGCTGTGGCATCGAGGTGCTGCACCCTGGGGCACTGCGGGGGCTGGAGAGCCTGGTCTACCTCTACCTGACCGACAACCGCCTCTCCGCTTTGCCGGCCGCTGCCTTCAAGGGGGCCCCACGACTGGCCTACCTCCACCTGGACCACAACGCCTTCACCCACCTGCCTGCGCGCATCTTCCGGCTCCTGCCCAACCTCATCTccctccacctgcagcacaaCGCCATCGCGGAGCTGGCGGAAGGCGACCTGGCTGGGGCGAGGGGGTTGCGGTGGCTCTACCTCGCCGGGAACGCCATCGAGCGCATTGCCCCCACCGCCCTGGCTCCTGCCAAGGTGCTGGAGAAGCTGCACCTGGAGGGGAACCACCTGGTGGAGGTGCCCACGGTGGCCCTGAAGGGACTGTCTGCCCTGAGTGAGCTGAAGCTCTCAAGAAACCCCATCAAGCACGTGGGGGATGGTGCCTTCCTGCCTGTGGCTTCCAGCCTGCAGCACCTCTACCTGGACAAGATGGGCCTGGAGCAG ATTTCCCCTGGTGCCTTCGCAGGCCTCGGTCCCAGGGTCAGAAGCCTCTACCTGGAGAGCAACAAAATGAGCAGCATCCCCAACATGAACAACTTCACAGGGCTGGAGATCCTCAACCTGCGGGATGTGCCTTTCCACTGTGActgccagctccttcccctGCGCAG GTGGATCGACAAGCTCAACCTCCGTGTAGGGGCCACTTGTGCGTCCCCTGCAGAAGCCCATGGGGTGAAGGTGAAGCTTTCCACCACTTTCCAAACCTGCCCTGGCTGGGGCCGAGATGAGGCTGGGGGAGCCAGTCCTGACAAGAACAAAGCTGCAAGCAAACCCAGCAAGAAAAAGAGATCAGGAAAACCAACAGCAAGGGGCTCCAAGAGAAGCAGAGCTTAG
- the L3MBTL2 gene encoding lethal(3)malignant brain tumor-like protein 2 isoform X1 yields the protein MEQERGELVSTFCRKNSSLERGEEEGDDEEEDDDLDMFGGYDSFRGYNSSMGSDSSSCLEESSDDEVADREAGELATSPKHQPSTGRLSEDNGSEPAVCEMCGIVGTREAFFSKTKRFCSVSCSRSYSSNSKKASILARLQGKPPTKKAKVLHKAAWSAKIGAFLHSQGTGQLADGTLTGQDALVLGFDWGKYLQEHGFKAASVSCFKHVPLFDQWDDVVKGMKVEVLNSDAVLPSRVYWIASVIQTVGYRALLRYEGFENDAGHDFWCNLGTVDIHPIGWCAINSKILVPPQTIHAKYTDWRSYLMKKLVGARTIPVDFHIKMAESMKYPFRQGMRVEVVDKNHVSQTRMAVVDTVIGGRLRLLYEDGDSDDDFWCHMWSPLIHPVGWSRRVGHNIKKPEEKRSDMANHPTFRKIYCDAVPYLFKKVRAVYAEGGWFEEGMKLEAIDPLNLGNICVATVCKVLLDGYLMISIDGATSDDGSDWFCYHASSHAIFPVNFCQKNNINLTPPKGQDAKTFSWESYLEKTKSKPAPARLFNTDCPNHGFKAGMKVEAVDLMEPRLICVATVTRVVHRLLSIHFDGWDNEYDQWVDCESPDIYPVGWCELTGYQLQPPVVPEPTTPVKAKEVPKKKKKPYGKKRKKLPAKTRNVKQTVKKPPATKTKREAKAASKALPEPAPDEIIAVQVKEETIDPSVPEFEASELPIPVSSIKQEDTD from the exons ATGGAGCAGGAGCGGGGGGAG ttggtgTCTACCTTCTGTCGCAAAAATTCATCTTTGGAgcggggagaggaggaaggtgatGACGAAGAGGAAGACGATGACTTGGACATGTTTGGGGGTTACGACAGCTTTCGGGGCTACAACAGCAGCATGGGCAGTGACAGCAGCTCCTGTCTGGAGGAGTCTAGTGATGACGAGGTGGCAGACCGGGAAGCTGGAGAGCTTGCAACCTCCCCCAAGCACCAGCCATCCACAGGCCGGCTCTCAGAGGACAATGGCTCCGAGCCAG CTGTGTGCGAGATGTGTGGGATTGTGGGCACCAGGGAGGCTTTCTTCTCCAAGACCAAACGTTTCTGCAGCGTCTCCTGCTCCAGAAGTTACTCCTCAAACTCTAAGAAGGCCAGCATCCTGGCCAGACTGCAG GGGAAGCCACCAACAAAGAAAGCTAAAGTTCTGCACAAGGCAGCCTGGTCAGCCAAGATTGGGGCCTTCCTCCATTCGCAGGGCACCGGGCAGCTGGCAGATGGGACACTGACAGGCCAGGATG CGCTCGTCCTGGGCTTTGACTGGGGAAAGTACCTGCAGGAGCACGGCTTCAAGGCAGCTTCCGTCAGCTGCTTCAAACAT GTGCCACTCTTCGATCAGTGGGATGATGTGGTGAAAGGTATGAAAGTGGAAGTGCTGAACAGTGATGCTGTGCTCCCCAGCCGTGTGTACTGGATTGCATCCGTCATCCAGACTGTAG GTTACAGGGCCCTTCTGCGATATGAGGGCTTTGAGAATGATGCTGGCCACGACTTCTGGTGCAATTTGGGCACAGTGGATATTCATCCCATTGGCTGGTGTGCCATCAACAGCAAAATCCTGGTCCCACCACAAA CTATCCATGCCAAGTACACTGACTGGCGAAGTTACCTCATGAAGAAACTGGTGGGAGCCAGAACCATTCCAGTGGATTTCCATATCAAG ATGGCGGAGAGCATGAAGTACCCATTCCGGCAAGGCATGCGAGTGGAGGTAGTGGACAAAAACCATGTGTCCCAGACACGCATGGCAGTGGTGGACACGGTGATTGGGGGCAGACTGAGACTCCTCTATGAGGACGGTGACAGCGATGACGATTTCTGGTGCCACATGTGGAGTCCTCTCATCCATCCTGTGGGCTGGTCACGGAGAGTGGGACACAACATCAAGAAGCCAG AAGAAAAACGCAGTGACATGGCAAACCATCCCACCTTCCGGAAGATTTACTGCGATGCTGTCCCCTATCTGTTTAAGAAG GTGCGAGCTGTCTATGCTGAAGGTGGATGGTTTGAGGAAGGCATGAAACTGGAGGCCATCGACCCCCTGAATCTGGGCAACATTTGTGTGGCCACTGTTTGCAAG GTCCTCTTGGATGGCTATCTTATGATCAGCATTGATGGAGCCACGTCTGACGATGGCTCTGACTGGTTCTGCTATCATGCCTCCTCACACGCCATCTTCCCTGTCAACTTCTGCCAGAAGAACAACATCAATCTGACCCCTCCAAAAG GGCAAGATGCGAAGACCTTCAGCTGGGAAAGTTACCTGGAAAAGACTAAATCAAAGCCTGCTCCAGCACGGCTCTTCAATACA GACTGCCCTAACCATGGCTTCAAGGCAGGCATGAAGGTGGAAGCAGTGGACTTGATGGAGCCCCGGCTGATCTGTGTGGCCACGGTGACGCGTGTAGTCCACCGTCTTCTTAGCATCCATTTTGATGGCTGGGACAACGAGTATGACCAGTGGGTGGACTGTGAATCTCCAGACATTTATCCCGTGGGGTGGTGCGAGCTGACAGGCTACCAGCTTCAACCACCCGTCGTTCCAG AGCCCACAACTCCAGTGAAGGCCAAGGAGGTgcccaagaagaagaagaaacccTATGGAAAGAAGA GAAAAAAGTTACCTGCCAAAACCCGCAACGTCAAGCAGACTGTCAAGAAGCCGCCTGCCACAAAGACGAAACGAGAAGCAAAAGCTGCCAGCAAGGCTTTGCCAGAACCAGCACCTGATGAGA TCATTGCCGTGCAGGTGAAAGAAGAAACCATCGACCCCTCTGTACCAGAGTTTGAAGCCTCAGAGCTTCCCATTCCTGTCAGCAGCATAAAGCAGGAGGACACAGACTGA